Proteins encoded by one window of Vitis riparia cultivar Riparia Gloire de Montpellier isolate 1030 chromosome 11, EGFV_Vit.rip_1.0, whole genome shotgun sequence:
- the LOC117925219 gene encoding tetraspanin-8-like has protein sequence MFRLSNNLVGILNFITFLLSVPILGAGIWLSHRASTDCEKFLEKPVIALGVFLMVVSLAGLIGACCRVSWLLWVYLLVMFLLIVLLFCFTIFAFVVTNKGAGEVLSGKGYKEYRLGDYSNWLQKRVNNTKNWNRIKSCLQDGKVCQSLSQDKVGETVQQFYAEQLSPIQSGCCKPSNDCGFTYVTPTNWTSTNAATYTNSDCSLWNNDPSILCYNCQACKAGVLDNLKRDWKKVAIINIIFLVFLIIVYSIGCCAFRNNREDNAQPRWKPYP, from the exons ATGTTCAGACTGAGTAACAACCTTGTTGGCATCCTCAACTTCATCACCTTCCTGCTCTCAGTCCCTATCTTGGGAGCGGGAATATGGCTGAGCCACCGAGCCAGCACCGACTGCGAGAAGTTTTTGGAGAAGCCCGTGATAGCGCTTGGTGTGTTTCTCATGGTGGTGTCACTGGCGGGGCTGATCGGGGCCTGTTGCAGAGTGTCGTGGCTTCTCTGGGTCTACCTACTGGTGATGTTTCTCTTGATCGTGCTTCTCTTCTGCTTCACCATCTTCGCCTTTGTGGTCACTAACAAGGGTGCCGGAGAGGTTTTGTCTGGGAAGGGGTATAAGGAGTATAGGCTCGGGGATTACTCCAATTGGCTGCAAAAGAGGGTTAACAACACCAAGAACTGGAACAGGATCAAGAGCTGTTTGCAGGATGGCAAGGTGTGTCAGAGCTTGAGCCAGGACAAGGTTGGCGAAACTGTTCAGCAGTTTTATGCGGAGCAGTTGTCTCCCATTCAG TCTGGTTGCTGTAAGCCATCAAATGATTGTGGTTTCACCTATGTCACTCCGACTAATTGGACCTCGACGAACGCGGCTACATACACCAACTCTGACTGTTCTTTGTGGAATAATGACCCTAGCATTCTGTGCTACAATTGCCAGGCGTGCAAAGCCGGAGTGCTGGACAATCTGAAGCGTGATTGGAAGAAGGTTGCCATTATCAACATTATATTCCTTGTTTTCCTCATTATTGTATACTCCATTGGATGCTGTGCATTCAGGAACAACAGAGAGGACAATGCTCAACCCAGATGGAAGCCATACCCTTGA